A stretch of DNA from Desulfosarcina ovata subsp. ovata:
GGCCGTCTGGCAACCCCCATCTTTTTCATCCCTGAGGCCATGGCCCCCGAAGAGACCAGGATGATTTCGATCCCCTGATCGAGCAGGTTGCAGATCTGGCTGCTGATGCCGTCGATGGCTTCGATGTTCAGCCCGGACCGGGTCGTGAGGACATTGCTGCCCACCTTTACCACGGCCCTTGAAATGGGTTTACCCGTCTGCTTCCGGTTGTGCGTCATCAAGTTGGTCCAACAATTCGCAAAGCGTTTCGGTCAATTGGTCGAGGCCACTGCCGGCCGCCGCAGAAATCCGTAGCAGGGACCCCTTGCCATAGGCCTCCTCGAAGAGGGCGGCCGCATCATCGGCCCAGGCCACATCCATTTTGTTCAGCACCACCACCTGGGGTTTATCGGTCAGTGCCCGGCTGTACTGCTTGAGCTCCCGGTTGACGGTTTCAAGATCCCTGAGCGGCTGGTCCGGATCGATGGCCGCGACATCCACCAGGTGCAACAGTACGCGGGTGCGTTCCACATGCCGCAGAAACCGCACGCCCAGTCCCAGTCCCGTATGGGCGCCTTCGATCAACCCGGGAATATCGGCAACGATGAACGGTTCCCGATAGCCGGTCTGAATCACCCCCAGATTGGGTGTCAGGGTGGTAAAGGGATAATCGGCGATCTTGGGTCGGGCCGAGGAGAGAGCCGAAACCAATGTCGATTTGCCGGCATTGGGCAGCCCCACGATCCCCACATCGGCCAGCAGCTTCAATTCCAGGCGCAACGCCAGGGTCTCTCCGGGTTCACCCGGCTGGGCGAAGCGCGGCGTACGGTTGGTCGACGACTTGAAGCGGGCATTGCCCAGACCGCCCCGGCCGCCTTTCGCAACGACAAAGACCTCGTCGGGATCGACGAGGTCTTTGATGAGCTCTCCGGTATCGGCGTTGATCACCAGGGTGCCGGGTGGCAGTTCAATGATCAGATCGTCGCCGCCCTTGCCGAAACGGTTCTGACCCTGCCCGCCGGCCCCGTTTTTGGCCTTGTACAGCTGCTGGAAACGAAGATGGTAGAGTGTCCGCTTTTTGGTGGTTGTCTTTAGAACAACATCGCCGCCGCGCCCGCCATCGCCGCCGTCCGGTCCGCCTTTGGGAATGTATTTTTCCCTGCGGAAACTGACACAACCGGCACCACCTTTTCCCGACTGGACGGCAATGCGGACTTCATCAATGAATTTCACGCGGCATAGACACTGACCTGTTTGCGGTCGCGACCTTTTCGTTCGTAGGCAACGACACCGTCAATCAGGGCGAAAAGGGTATAGTCTTTGCCCATCCCCACATTGACGCCGGGATGAATTCTGGTGCCCACCTGGCGCACCAAAATGTTACCGGCAAGCACCTGCTGGCCGCCGTAGCGTTTGATTCCCCGACGCTGGGCGTTACTGTCACGACCGTTTTTTGAACTACCGGCTGCTTTCTTATGTGCCATGATTTTCTCCTCAATAACAAAAGGGCGCCGGTACGATACTGTTGCGGCAACCCTTGCAGGTGTTGGGATAAACGACTACGCCTCGATGCGATCGATACGAACGGCCGTAAACGGCTGGCGATGACCCTGTTTGCGGCGGTAGCGTTTCCTGCGTTTGAACTTGAAGACAAGCACTTTCTTCTGCTTGCCCTGGGCCACAATCTGCCCGTGAACGGTTACCCCATCGACCTCGGGCTGGCCGATCTTGACATTCTCACCATCGGAAAATATAAGGACCTTGTCGAAGGCCACCGTCGAACCGATGTCACCGGCAAGCTTTTCGACCCTGAGAATATCTCCCTCGGCCACCTTATATTGTTTACCGCCTGTGGCAACCACTGCGTACATGTTTTGTCCTCCTGTGAAAACCAGATGCCTTTTCCTGAATTCAAAAAATAAGAAATATTAAACTTTCCCATATCGTTGTCAAGAAAAAAACTGAATCAACGCCGAAACAGCTCTGACGCATGAATAAAAAGAATCAGGGGTTGGTCACGATTAGGGCCCCACTTTTCATCACCCGGCTAACGTCTTCACACTTTTATGACCAAGATTTGCTCCTCAGACAATTGTCATGACATAATCTCAATTATGTCTGACCGTGGACTCCCATCTCTTCCAGGCTTGAGAGGCTGTTTCGCTTTGTTTTGGTACGGCTACTGCTACACCAACCGAAGCTGAAAAGGGGCGGCCAGACGAATTTCCAGCCATTCATAATCCAACCAGGGGTTGGCTATGGTCTCGCGAATAAAGTGAATAAGGCCTCGCACGCCGGTATCTTTGACGACCTTGGCCAGCCGTTCCGAATAGCGAGCCAAAACGTTGAACATATGGCCCAGACGCATTAAATAGTGATATCCCTTCATGACATTCCAGTTATACGAAAAGCAGTGCTCATAGCGATATCCATGATGTTTTTCAACCAGGATACCGGTTTCGATGCCCCAGCGCGCGCGTGCGCCCAGATTGCACCGTTCGTGAAGATTAAACCGGTTCAACGGTTTGCTGGACAGCCACACGTGTCGGCTGCTTTTGTCCTCCAATTGCCCGGTTTGCGGGTTAACCTGTTGCCAGCGCTCTTGGCATTCGACGACGTGCAGGATTTGGCTTTTTTTATCGTTCGGACCAAACCG
This window harbors:
- the obgE gene encoding GTPase ObgE: MKFIDEVRIAVQSGKGGAGCVSFRREKYIPKGGPDGGDGGRGGDVVLKTTTKKRTLYHLRFQQLYKAKNGAGGQGQNRFGKGGDDLIIELPPGTLVINADTGELIKDLVDPDEVFVVAKGGRGGLGNARFKSSTNRTPRFAQPGEPGETLALRLELKLLADVGIVGLPNAGKSTLVSALSSARPKIADYPFTTLTPNLGVIQTGYREPFIVADIPGLIEGAHTGLGLGVRFLRHVERTRVLLHLVDVAAIDPDQPLRDLETVNRELKQYSRALTDKPQVVVLNKMDVAWADDAAALFEEAYGKGSLLRISAAAGSGLDQLTETLCELLDQLDDAQPEADG
- the rpmA gene encoding 50S ribosomal protein L27: MAHKKAAGSSKNGRDSNAQRRGIKRYGGQQVLAGNILVRQVGTRIHPGVNVGMGKDYTLFALIDGVVAYERKGRDRKQVSVYAA
- the rplU gene encoding 50S ribosomal protein L21; protein product: MYAVVATGGKQYKVAEGDILRVEKLAGDIGSTVAFDKVLIFSDGENVKIGQPEVDGVTVHGQIVAQGKQKKVLVFKFKRRKRYRRKQGHRQPFTAVRIDRIEA